Genomic DNA from Carnobacteriaceae bacterium zg-C25:
CGGTGGCATTATTATGGACGGTCGTGATATTGGAACGGTCGTGATGCCCAATGCCACACTGAAAATTTTTATGATTGCTAGTGCTCGTGTACGTGCCCAACGTCGCTATGACGAAAACATTGCTAAAGGCATTGTGACAAGTTCGCTAGATGTTTTAGAACAAGAAATTCGTGAACGCGACTTGTTCGATTCAACGCGTGAAGTCACACCGTTGAAAAAAGCAGAAGATGCCATTGAAATTGACACGACGTCATTAACGATTGATGAAGTAGTGTGTCAAATTTCTAATATGATTAATGCACAAAAAGTCTAGTATGCTACTAGACTTTTTTTTGTATTTTGATATACTAATATTATTGATGTTTGTGAAAACAAACATGCGAAAATTTTATTTATCACAGGTTGTGGTATGGGAGGATATAATAGATGTCAGAATTTTTAGACGCTTTGAACAGTACGTTAGAAGTTAATGTGGGTGATTTAGTACAAGGAGAAGTGATTACAATTCAAGATAACAAACAAGTTATCGTTGGTATTGTAGGTGCTGGTGTTGAAGGTGTTATACCAGCAAAAGAATTATCTGCTACACCAGTTGAAGCACTAGAAGATGTTGTTTCAGTAGGAGATGTTTTAGATTTAGTTGTTGTGTCAACAATTCGTGAAAAAGAAAACGATGGTGGTAGCTTCTTGTTATCTAAACGTCGTGTAGACGCACGTAAAGTGTGGAGCGATATTGAAGCAAAATTTGAAAATGGTGAATTAGTTGAAGGAACCGTTAAAGACGTTGTCAAAGGTGGTTTGGTTGTTGATTTAGGTGTACGTGGATTTGTACCAGCCTCTTTAGTATCAGACCGTTTTGTTCGTGACTTATCACAATTTAAAGGTCAAACTCTAACATTCCAAATTGTTGAATGTATCCCTGCTGAAAATAAATTAGTATTGTCACGTAAAGAATTAGTAGCAGCACAAAAAGCTGAACAATTAAGTAAAGCATTAAGCAATATTGAAGCGGATACAGTGGTTGAAGGAACTGTATCACGTCTAACTAATTTTGGTGCATTTATTGATTTAGGTGGTGTCGACGGTTTAGTACACGTATCTGAAATTTCTCATGCGCACGTTAAAAATCCTGCATCTGTATTAACTGTTGGTGATAAAGTAAACGTTAAAGTTTTATCAGTTGATGAACAAGCTGGACGCGTATCATTATCAATTAAAGCAACAACAAAAGCACCTTGGGAAGTTGCCGCAGAACAAATTGCTCAAGGCGATACAGTTGAAGGTGTTGTAAAACGTTTAACAGACTTTGGCGCGTTTGTTGAAGTGTTACCTGGAGTTGAAGGTTTAGTTCACGTATCACAAATTTCTCATGAACGTGTTAATGTACCAAATGAAGTGTTGACGGTTGGTCAAACCATTACAGCACTTGTACAAGAGTTACGTTTAGCTGAACAACGTATGTCATTAAGCATGAAAGCGTTGATTGAGCGTCCTGTACGTGAAGTTGAACAAGTTGATAGCCAAGAAGATGACTTTGAGTATGTTGCTGATGATACAACTGTAACACTTGGAGATGTTTTAGGCGATCAATTACAAGTTACTGAATAATATAAGTTCATTGGATAAGGGTAATGTCTTCCTATTCGACATTATCCTTGTTTTTTTGAAAGAGGTGAAAAGATGAAAATTCCAACATTAGCCATTGTAGGAAGACCAAACGTTGGTAAATCAACCATTTTTAATCGCTTAGTCGGCGAACGTATTTCCATTGTTGAAGATATTTCTGGTGTGACGCGTGATCGCATTTATGCACAAGGGACATGGCTAGAAAAACCATTTAACGTTATTGATACGGGTGGTATTGAATTAAGTGATGAACCGTTCATGTCACAAATTAAACACCAAGCTGAAATTGCCATTGATGAAGCGGATGTTATCATTTGTTTAACAAGTGTTC
This window encodes:
- the rpsA gene encoding 30S ribosomal protein S1; the encoded protein is MSEFLDALNSTLEVNVGDLVQGEVITIQDNKQVIVGIVGAGVEGVIPAKELSATPVEALEDVVSVGDVLDLVVVSTIREKENDGGSFLLSKRRVDARKVWSDIEAKFENGELVEGTVKDVVKGGLVVDLGVRGFVPASLVSDRFVRDLSQFKGQTLTFQIVECIPAENKLVLSRKELVAAQKAEQLSKALSNIEADTVVEGTVSRLTNFGAFIDLGGVDGLVHVSEISHAHVKNPASVLTVGDKVNVKVLSVDEQAGRVSLSIKATTKAPWEVAAEQIAQGDTVEGVVKRLTDFGAFVEVLPGVEGLVHVSQISHERVNVPNEVLTVGQTITALVQELRLAEQRMSLSMKALIERPVREVEQVDSQEDDFEYVADDTTVTLGDVLGDQLQVTE